In Cotesia glomerata isolate CgM1 linkage group LG3, MPM_Cglom_v2.3, whole genome shotgun sequence, one genomic interval encodes:
- the LOC123261447 gene encoding uncharacterized protein LOC123261447 has translation MSDKYKIEVLNYITSDPAIPISFRTWELYEYPLLPATTNHIWAIKTTNQLEKPRFVIVGFQTARKNQSNQNASEFDHCRIRDIKLILNSQSYPYGNLNLNITNNQYALMYDMYTNFQSAYYGKEAEPLLAKKDFLNKAPLYIIDCSKQNESIKSGPVDIRLEFESSAQFPNQTAAYCLIIHDRIIEYNPISSTVRKLT, from the coding sequence ATGTCTGACAAGTATAAAATTGAGGTATTGAATTATATAACCTCCGATCCAGCTATCCCAATCAGTTTTCGGACTTGGGAACTGTATGAGTATCCACTGCTACCAGCTACAACCAATCACATTTGGGCAATCAAAACAACAAATCAACTCGAGAAACCTCGTTTTGTCATCGTTGGATTTCAAACAGCAAGAAAGAATCAGTCGAATCAAAATGCAAGCGAGTTTGACCATTGTCGCATAAGAGATATTAAACTCATCTTGAACTCTCAGAGTTATCCATATGGAAATTTGAATCTCAACATTACGAATAATCAGTACGCCTTGATGTATGACATGTACACTAATTTTCAAAGTGCTTACTATGGAAAAGAAGCTGAACCGCTACTGGCTAAGAAAGATTTTCTGAATAAAGCACCTCTGTATATAATTGACTGCTCCAAGCAAAACGAGTCAATCAAGTCTGGACCTGTGGATATACGTCTGGAGTTTGAATCATCAGCACAGTTTCCAAATCAAACTGCTGCTTATTGTTTGATAATTCACGATCGAATAATTGAGTACAATCCCATCAGCAGCACTGTAAGAAAACTGACTTAA
- the LOC123261503 gene encoding uncharacterized protein LOC123261503, with protein MWNEKFAEQFINCEQIFMDATYSRFPLIAPKKNLRTHSLLTIHVLYENNAFPIAWVFMHGRTEAVYRSIFKEVFKKFENYDKIVMCDFEQAMRNAVKDVLPKAVLKGCYFHHVQAIQKTTKDSGLWKQIKDDSVARDHLRLLMAVATLPANKMREGFELVECSLPQKYAKKFEKIFDYYDKNWLIKRDPEEVSVWKLRQNTNNYCESYHAWLASHLQRRPKPWKLIVLLLEKMAESERKLKSIETGIDPSRRNKKNLFSKSLMSEAAEKFEQEAISMKFYLKQMSMELQKRKNNFEAPSDDESSTESESSDQENEDENPTIKRKSSEKIKSGIPKTIKILSDEVIAKTVKPNAEDGLDVAIQDKIKKFKMISIPRNKLIICKQDKQKLT; from the exons ATGTGGAACGAAAAATTTGCcgaacaatttattaattgcgaGCAAATATTTATGGATGCAAC ATATTCTAGATTTCCACTAATAGCTCCAAAGAAAAATCTGCGAACTCATAGTTTGCTCACAATTCATGTTTTATACGAAAATAAT gcATTCCCGATTGCTTGGGTGTTTATGCATGGGCGAACGGAAGCAGTTTATCGTTCTATTTTCAaagaagtatttaaaaaatttgaaaactaTGATAAAATAGTAATGTGTGATTTCGAACAAGCCATGAGGAACGCTGTCAAGGATGTACTCCCAAAAGCCGTCCTTAAAGGATGCTATTTTCACCATGTACAG gcGATCCAAAAAACAACTAAGGACTCAGGTTTGTGGAAACAAATTAAAGATGATTCGGTAGCACGAGATCACTTAAGATTATTGATGGCAGTGGCGACCTTACCTGCAAATAAGATGAGGGAAGGATTCGAATTAGTGGAGTGTTCATTACCACAAAAGTAtgccaaaaaatttgaaaaaatattcgattATTATGACAAAAACTGGCTGATTAAGCGAGATCCGGAAGAAGTTTCAGTGTGGAAGTTACGACAAAATACTAACAACTACTGTGAATCATACCATGCATGGTTAGCTTCTCACTTGCAGAGACGACCTAAGCCATGGAAATTGATAg TTTTGTTGCTAGAAAAAATGGCCGAATCAGAAAGAAAGCTAAAATCCATTGAAACCGGAATTGACCCTAGTCGGAGAAATAAGAAAAACTTATTTTCCAAAAGTCTCATGAGTGAAGCTGCCGAAAAATTTGAGCAGGAAGCCATTTCAATGAAATTCTACCTGAAACAAATGAGTATGGAATTgcaaaaacgaaaaaataattttgaggcACCTAGTGATGATGAATCATCCACAGAGAGCGAGAGTAGTGACCAGGAAAATGAAG ATGAAAATCCGACGATAAAGAGAAAATcatcagaaaaaattaaaagcggTATCCCAAAgacaataaaaatactttcgGATGAAGTCATCGCTAAAACCG TAAAGCCTAATGCAGAAGATGGATTAGATGTGGCAATCcaagacaaaattaaaaaattcaaaatgatttcTATTCCACGGAATAAACTTATTATTTGCAAGCAAGACAAACAAAAATTGACatag